The following proteins come from a genomic window of Salvia hispanica cultivar TCC Black 2014 chromosome 4, UniMelb_Shisp_WGS_1.0, whole genome shotgun sequence:
- the LOC125221594 gene encoding BTB/POZ and MATH domain-containing protein 3-like isoform X1, with protein sequence MIVLDSTDSSSINETVNGTHHFTIRGYSLAKGMGPGKYVSSHTFTIGGYDWAIYFYPDGKNPDDSSAYVSVFIALASEGTDVRALFELALLDQSGKAKHKVHSHFDRALDSGPYTLKYRGSMWGYKRFFRRSALETSDFLKDDCLSMHCTVGVVRTRLEGPKFFSVHVPPSNMGQSLKHLLDTELGCDVVFQVGNESFKAHKLVLAARSPVFRAQFFGLVGNPNSDKLELHDVEPSIFKALLHFVYSNELPDFTENVDSTPTSSTIMMQHLLADADRFGLDRLKLLCEAKLCEDLSTDTVATTLSLAEQHHCAQLKSICLKFATTHLGGTASPDIIEEMSKLQLVMKSEGFEHLEQSCPSLLSELLETVALADEKPNLVSGKKRSSSSIFALDLAAADGVAESVNPNGRRVQRRG encoded by the exons ATGATCGTGCTCGACTCCACCGATTCCAGCTCCATCAATGAGACGGTGAATGGCACACACCACTTCACCATCCGCGGCTACTCTCTCGCCAAGGGAATGGGCCCCGGAAAGTACGTTTCTTCCCACACTTTCACCATCGGAGGCTACGATTGGGCGATTTACTTCTACCCCGACGGCAAAAACCCCGACGATTCCTCCGCCTACGTCTCCGTTTTCATCGCCTTAGCCAGCGAGGGCACCGATGTCAGGGCCCTCTTTGAGCTCGCTCTTCTGGATCAGAGCGGCAAGGCCAAGCACAAGGTCCATAGCCATTTCGATCGGGCGCTCGACAGCGGCCCTTATACCCTCAAGTACAGAGGAAGCATGTg gGGTTATAAGCGGTTTTTCAGAAGGAGTGCCTTGGAAACTTCTGATTTTCTCAAGGATGATTGTCTTTCCATGCATTGCACTGTGGGAGTCGTCCGGACGCGCCTTGAGGGACCGAAATTTTTTAGTGTTCACGTCCCTCCATCGAATATGGGACAGAGTCTGAAGCATTTGCTGGATACTGAACTTGGTTGTGACGTAGTTTTCCAAGTTGGGAATGAGTCATTCAAGGCGCATAAGTTAGTACTTGCTGCCCGTTCTCCAGTATTTAGAGCTCAATTCTTTGGACTTGTTGGAAATCCTAATAGTGACAAGCTGGAACTCCATGATGTTGAACCATCCATCTTCAAG GCTTTGCTACATTTTGTCTACTCCAACGAACTTCCTGATTTCACTGAAAATGTTGATTCCACGCCTACTTCTTCTACGATCATGATGCAACATCTATTAGCTGATGCAGACCGCTTTGGTTTAGATAGATTGAAACTATTATGTGAAGCAAAATTGTGTGAAGATTTAAGCACTGATACAGTGGCAACAACTCTTTCCCTGGCAGAGCAACATCACTGTGCACAACTCAAGTCGATATGTTTAAAATTTGCCACTACACACTTGGGAG GAACAGCATCTCCAGACATCATTGAGGAGATGTCAAAATTACAGT TGGTGATGAAATCAGAAGGGTTCGAGCACTTGGAACAGAGCTGTCCCTCACTGTTGTCGGAGTTGCTGGAAACAGTGGCGTTGGCAGATGAGAAGCCAAATCTCGTATCAGGTAAGAAAAGGAGCAGCAGCAGCATCTTCGCGCTGGATTTGGCAGCTGCAGATGGTGTAGCAGAATCCGTGAATCCTAATGGCCGCCGGGTGCAAAGAAGGGGCTAG
- the LOC125221594 gene encoding BTB/POZ and MATH domain-containing protein 3-like isoform X2: MIVLDSTDSSSINETVNGTHHFTIRGYSLAKGMGPGKYVSSHTFTIGGYDWAIYFYPDGKNPDDSSAYVSVFIALASEGTDVRALFELALLDQSGKAKHKVHSHFDRALDSGPYTLKYRGSMWGYKRFFRRSALETSDFLKDDCLSMHCTVGVVRTRLEGPKFFSVHVPPSNMGQSLKHLLDTELGCDVVFQVGNESFKAHKLVLAARSPVFRAQFFGLVGNPNSDKLELHDVEPSIFKALLHFVYSNELPDFTENVDSTPTSSTIMMQHLLADADRFGLDRLKLLCEAKLCEDLSTDTVATTLSLAEQHHCAQLKSICLKFATTHLGVVMKSEGFEHLEQSCPSLLSELLETVALADEKPNLVSGKKRSSSSIFALDLAAADGVAESVNPNGRRVQRRG, from the exons ATGATCGTGCTCGACTCCACCGATTCCAGCTCCATCAATGAGACGGTGAATGGCACACACCACTTCACCATCCGCGGCTACTCTCTCGCCAAGGGAATGGGCCCCGGAAAGTACGTTTCTTCCCACACTTTCACCATCGGAGGCTACGATTGGGCGATTTACTTCTACCCCGACGGCAAAAACCCCGACGATTCCTCCGCCTACGTCTCCGTTTTCATCGCCTTAGCCAGCGAGGGCACCGATGTCAGGGCCCTCTTTGAGCTCGCTCTTCTGGATCAGAGCGGCAAGGCCAAGCACAAGGTCCATAGCCATTTCGATCGGGCGCTCGACAGCGGCCCTTATACCCTCAAGTACAGAGGAAGCATGTg gGGTTATAAGCGGTTTTTCAGAAGGAGTGCCTTGGAAACTTCTGATTTTCTCAAGGATGATTGTCTTTCCATGCATTGCACTGTGGGAGTCGTCCGGACGCGCCTTGAGGGACCGAAATTTTTTAGTGTTCACGTCCCTCCATCGAATATGGGACAGAGTCTGAAGCATTTGCTGGATACTGAACTTGGTTGTGACGTAGTTTTCCAAGTTGGGAATGAGTCATTCAAGGCGCATAAGTTAGTACTTGCTGCCCGTTCTCCAGTATTTAGAGCTCAATTCTTTGGACTTGTTGGAAATCCTAATAGTGACAAGCTGGAACTCCATGATGTTGAACCATCCATCTTCAAG GCTTTGCTACATTTTGTCTACTCCAACGAACTTCCTGATTTCACTGAAAATGTTGATTCCACGCCTACTTCTTCTACGATCATGATGCAACATCTATTAGCTGATGCAGACCGCTTTGGTTTAGATAGATTGAAACTATTATGTGAAGCAAAATTGTGTGAAGATTTAAGCACTGATACAGTGGCAACAACTCTTTCCCTGGCAGAGCAACATCACTGTGCACAACTCAAGTCGATATGTTTAAAATTTGCCACTACACACTTGGGAG TGGTGATGAAATCAGAAGGGTTCGAGCACTTGGAACAGAGCTGTCCCTCACTGTTGTCGGAGTTGCTGGAAACAGTGGCGTTGGCAGATGAGAAGCCAAATCTCGTATCAGGTAAGAAAAGGAGCAGCAGCAGCATCTTCGCGCTGGATTTGGCAGCTGCAGATGGTGTAGCAGAATCCGTGAATCCTAATGGCCGCCGGGTGCAAAGAAGGGGCTAG
- the LOC125221594 gene encoding BTB/POZ and MATH domain-containing protein 3-like isoform X3: MIVLDSTDSSSINETVNGTHHFTIRGYSLAKGMGPGKYVSSHTFTIGGYDWAIYFYPDGKNPDDSSAYVSVFIALASEGTDVRALFELALLDQSGKAKHKVHSHFDRALDSGPYTLKYRGSMWGYKRFFRRSALETSDFLKDDCLSMHCTVGVVRTRLEGPKFFSVHVPPSNMGQSLKHLLDTELGCDVVFQVGNESFKAHKLVLAARSPVFRAQFFGLVGNPNSDKLELHDVEPSIFKALLHFVYSNELPDFTENVDSTPTSSTIMMQHLLADADRFGLDRLKLLCEAKLCEDLSTDTVATTLSLAEQHHCAQLKSICLKFATTHLGGAWSP, from the exons ATGATCGTGCTCGACTCCACCGATTCCAGCTCCATCAATGAGACGGTGAATGGCACACACCACTTCACCATCCGCGGCTACTCTCTCGCCAAGGGAATGGGCCCCGGAAAGTACGTTTCTTCCCACACTTTCACCATCGGAGGCTACGATTGGGCGATTTACTTCTACCCCGACGGCAAAAACCCCGACGATTCCTCCGCCTACGTCTCCGTTTTCATCGCCTTAGCCAGCGAGGGCACCGATGTCAGGGCCCTCTTTGAGCTCGCTCTTCTGGATCAGAGCGGCAAGGCCAAGCACAAGGTCCATAGCCATTTCGATCGGGCGCTCGACAGCGGCCCTTATACCCTCAAGTACAGAGGAAGCATGTg gGGTTATAAGCGGTTTTTCAGAAGGAGTGCCTTGGAAACTTCTGATTTTCTCAAGGATGATTGTCTTTCCATGCATTGCACTGTGGGAGTCGTCCGGACGCGCCTTGAGGGACCGAAATTTTTTAGTGTTCACGTCCCTCCATCGAATATGGGACAGAGTCTGAAGCATTTGCTGGATACTGAACTTGGTTGTGACGTAGTTTTCCAAGTTGGGAATGAGTCATTCAAGGCGCATAAGTTAGTACTTGCTGCCCGTTCTCCAGTATTTAGAGCTCAATTCTTTGGACTTGTTGGAAATCCTAATAGTGACAAGCTGGAACTCCATGATGTTGAACCATCCATCTTCAAG GCTTTGCTACATTTTGTCTACTCCAACGAACTTCCTGATTTCACTGAAAATGTTGATTCCACGCCTACTTCTTCTACGATCATGATGCAACATCTATTAGCTGATGCAGACCGCTTTGGTTTAGATAGATTGAAACTATTATGTGAAGCAAAATTGTGTGAAGATTTAAGCACTGATACAGTGGCAACAACTCTTTCCCTGGCAGAGCAACATCACTGTGCACAACTCAAGTCGATATGTTTAAAATTTGCCACTACACACTTGGGAGGTGCGTGGAGTCCATAG